Proteins from one Clostridium cellulovorans 743B genomic window:
- a CDS encoding G5 and 3D domain-containing protein translates to MLTNIKTTFEKATRNFSNGTKAVIFFLLLILIISPIIIIGQVRKNVTFMVDENPIEVVTYKSNLKDILTEANIELAPEDIISTGLDSKIKDGQIVDIKKAVNITINVDGKQVKIKSAQDDIDTLLKSEECLDTFKNANISSIRSNDRIIPDIKEPLEEGSIVNITRMDTRVETKSQQLDYQVVTENDPNVYVGERRVVQDGQVGHKDVEELVSLEDGVEVSRKVVAEKITLQPVNQVISEGSKPKQVQVVSSRGETIPYAFSRVLTMRATAYSKQQEGLTDRTATGEYVVHDESGYSTIAVDPRVIPLGTKLYISGYGLAIASDTGGAIVDDRIDVYFDTIAECTSWGIRSVEVYVLE, encoded by the coding sequence ATGCTGACCAATATTAAAACTACCTTTGAAAAAGCTACTAGAAATTTTTCAAACGGTACTAAAGCAGTAATCTTTTTCTTGCTCCTGATACTAATTATCAGTCCAATTATCATTATTGGACAAGTGAGAAAGAATGTCACCTTTATGGTGGACGAAAACCCGATAGAGGTTGTAACCTACAAAAGCAACCTAAAAGATATCTTAACCGAAGCTAATATAGAATTGGCACCAGAGGATATTATTTCAACAGGTTTAGACTCAAAAATAAAGGATGGACAAATCGTAGATATTAAAAAAGCAGTAAATATTACAATCAACGTAGATGGAAAACAGGTTAAGATAAAATCAGCACAAGACGACATAGATACTTTACTGAAAAGTGAAGAATGTCTAGACACCTTTAAGAATGCGAACATAAGCTCAATTCGAAGTAATGACAGAATAATACCAGACATTAAAGAGCCTTTAGAAGAAGGTTCAATAGTTAACATAACTAGAATGGATACAAGGGTAGAAACTAAAAGTCAGCAATTAGATTACCAAGTCGTAACAGAAAATGATCCAAATGTTTATGTTGGAGAACGAAGAGTTGTTCAAGATGGGCAAGTTGGACATAAAGACGTTGAAGAACTGGTATCTTTGGAAGACGGGGTTGAAGTGTCTAGAAAAGTTGTAGCAGAAAAAATTACTTTGCAACCTGTAAATCAGGTAATAAGCGAGGGAAGTAAACCAAAACAAGTTCAAGTAGTTTCTTCTCGTGGTGAAACAATACCATATGCATTTAGCAGAGTTTTAACAATGCGAGCAACAGCTTATTCAAAGCAACAAGAAGGTTTGACAGACAGGACTGCAACGGGAGAGTATGTCGTACATGATGAAAGTGGATACAGTACTATAGCCGTTGATCCACGAGTAATTCCGCTTGGCACCAAATTATACATCTCAGGATACGGACTTGCAATTGCTTCAGATACTGGTGGAGCAATAGTAGATGACAGAATAGATGTGTATTTTGATACCATAGCAGAATGTACAAGTTGGGGTATTAGATCCGTTGAGGTCTATGTACTGGAATAA
- a CDS encoding 3D domain-containing protein, translating into MSKSVKAIAALCVTAMLFSTNVQAVQSSEDVQNQINSQQAELNDLKKEKDQLLGQIDQYADEIADTMATIDANNKKMDQIQTDIDKAIADIETAEKDEKEAREKYYERLRLMYKNNNNMIIEILFSSSSLGDLLEKVKVIQKIGQSTEGILEQLKDKQANTKQRQDELVLENEKLEDTKKQNETYLSEVQAKMDKANGLSKQLQEKEGQKAKEIESSKATLDDIKKKEAEAKLQDFENSESPQGGNTVSEGGAGVLTPGPSPTIEQPNLVESGVTSRGTNDVSYSRKYTMISTAYTAGNPGVGSRTASGLPVSRNPGGYSTVAVDPSVIPLGTKLYISGYGYAIAADTGSAIKSKKIDVYFNTLKECYSWGVRYVEVYVLE; encoded by the coding sequence ATGAGTAAATCAGTGAAAGCAATTGCAGCATTGTGTGTAACAGCTATGTTATTTAGTACGAATGTACAAGCAGTGCAAAGCTCTGAAGATGTACAAAATCAAATTAATTCACAGCAAGCTGAATTAAATGACCTTAAAAAAGAAAAAGATCAGTTATTAGGACAAATAGATCAGTACGCTGATGAAATAGCTGATACCATGGCTACCATAGACGCAAATAATAAAAAAATGGACCAAATCCAAACTGATATAGATAAAGCTATTGCTGATATAGAAACAGCAGAGAAAGACGAAAAAGAAGCTAGAGAAAAGTATTATGAAAGATTAAGACTTATGTACAAGAATAACAATAATATGATAATAGAGATATTATTTTCTTCATCTAGCTTAGGAGATTTACTTGAAAAGGTCAAGGTCATCCAAAAAATAGGACAAAGCACCGAAGGCATTTTAGAACAATTAAAGGATAAGCAAGCTAATACAAAGCAAAGGCAAGATGAACTAGTTTTAGAAAATGAAAAACTTGAAGATACTAAAAAGCAAAATGAGACGTACCTAAGTGAGGTACAAGCTAAAATGGATAAAGCAAATGGTTTATCAAAGCAACTTCAAGAAAAGGAAGGCCAAAAAGCTAAAGAGATAGAATCATCAAAAGCAACTCTTGATGACATTAAGAAAAAGGAAGCAGAAGCAAAATTACAGGATTTTGAAAACTCGGAATCGCCTCAAGGTGGCAATACTGTTAGTGAAGGAGGTGCTGGTGTTTTAACACCTGGGCCAAGTCCTACAATAGAACAGCCAAATCTTGTAGAAAGTGGAGTCACTTCAAGAGGAACAAATGATGTTTCATATTCAAGGAAGTATACGATGATATCGACAGCTTATACTGCTGGTAATCCTGGTGTAGGAAGTAGAACAGCTTCTGGATTGCCCGTTAGTAGAAATCCAGGTGGATATAGCACTGTAGCAGTAGATCCGTCAGTAATTCCACTAGGAACCAAACTTTATATATCCGGCTATGGATATGCTATAGCGGCTGATACTGGTTCAGCGATAAAAAGTAAAAAGATAGATGTATATTTTAATACTCTAAAAGAATGTTATAGTTGGGGTGTTAGATACGTAGAAGTATATGTATTAGAATAG
- the rnmV gene encoding ribonuclease M5: protein MIKEIIVVEGRDDVTAVKRAVDAEVISVSGFGINAKVIEKIKEAQKRQGVIVLTDPDFAGEKIRKIISKRIPEVKHAYISRIEGTKDGDIGVENAEPAAIIKALENAKCEMKEKREEFDIEDLIFFKLTADPDAKVRREALGKELRIGYGNANQLLKRLNNFGVTKEEFMVAMNKINEETKNGK, encoded by the coding sequence ATGATAAAAGAAATAATAGTGGTAGAAGGAAGAGATGATGTAACTGCTGTTAAAAGAGCCGTGGATGCAGAAGTTATATCTGTAAGCGGCTTTGGAATAAATGCAAAGGTTATTGAAAAGATAAAGGAAGCACAGAAAAGACAAGGAGTAATAGTCTTAACAGATCCTGATTTTGCTGGAGAAAAAATAAGAAAGATAATTTCAAAAAGAATCCCAGAGGTTAAGCATGCGTATATCTCAAGAATTGAAGGAACTAAGGATGGAGATATTGGTGTTGAGAATGCAGAACCTGCTGCTATAATTAAAGCTCTTGAAAATGCAAAATGTGAGATGAAAGAAAAAAGAGAAGAATTTGATATAGAGGATTTGATATTCTTTAAACTCACTGCTGATCCAGATGCTAAAGTAAGGAGAGAAGCATTAGGGAAGGAACTTAGGATTGGCTATGGAAATGCAAATCAACTTTTAAAAAGGTTAAATAATTTTGGGGTTACTAAGGAAGAATTTATGGTAGCCATGAATAAAATTAATGAGGAGACGAAAAATGGCAAATAA
- the rsmA gene encoding 16S rRNA (adenine(1518)-N(6)/adenine(1519)-N(6))-dimethyltransferase RsmA — translation MANNSTKDIVLKYNFKFTKSLGQNFLTDDSVLNDIVNGAEVNENDVVIEIGPGVGTLTKELLGKAKKVIAIEVDSSLIPILQEELKEFDNFTLIHKDATKVDFNELIEGEDTVKIVANLPYYVTTPIITDLLNKKYNFTSITVMIQKEVADRINANPSSKEYGALTLLVQYYCDTKIVRVVPPSCFIPQPKVDSTVIRLDKLPAPRAVVEDEELFFRIIRDSFNMRRKTLWNGMKGLGLEKELLEKAFADADIDPKRRGETLSIEEFAKLSNCVNQIKKHNR, via the coding sequence ATGGCAAATAATTCGACTAAGGATATAGTATTAAAATATAATTTTAAATTTACAAAAAGTCTAGGACAAAACTTTTTAACCGACGACTCTGTTTTAAATGATATTGTCAACGGTGCAGAAGTAAATGAAAATGACGTGGTTATAGAAATTGGACCAGGGGTTGGGACTCTTACAAAAGAACTTTTAGGAAAAGCAAAAAAAGTAATTGCTATAGAAGTTGATAGTTCACTGATTCCTATATTACAAGAAGAACTTAAGGAATTTGATAATTTTACCTTGATACATAAAGATGCTACGAAGGTAGATTTTAATGAACTTATAGAAGGCGAAGATACTGTAAAGATAGTTGCAAACTTACCATACTATGTTACAACACCTATTATCACAGATTTATTAAATAAAAAATATAATTTTACATCTATAACTGTAATGATTCAAAAAGAAGTAGCGGATAGAATTAATGCAAATCCAAGCTCAAAAGAGTATGGGGCATTAACACTGTTAGTTCAATATTATTGTGATACTAAGATAGTAAGAGTAGTACCACCAAGCTGTTTTATACCACAGCCAAAGGTTGATTCAACAGTGATAAGGTTAGATAAACTTCCAGCACCTAGAGCGGTAGTTGAGGATGAAGAGTTGTTCTTTAGAATTATTAGAGATTCCTTTAATATGAGACGTAAAACTCTATGGAATGGTATGAAAGGACTTGGACTAGAGAAAGAACTTCTTGAAAAGGCTTTTGCAGATGCGGACATTGATCCTAAAAGAAGAGGTGAGACTCTATCAATTGAAGAATTTGCAAAGCTATCTAACTGCGTGAATCAGATAAAAAAACATAATAGGTAA
- a CDS encoding Mrp/NBP35 family ATP-binding protein yields MSTCDTCASSSSCKGKNNQESTCGKLMPKYGNIKNIIGVISGKGGVGKSTVTGILATKLKKAGYKVGVLDADITGPSMPRFFGINEKRATAFQDPETKAVVLNPIETELGIRVMSLNLLIDNEEDPVIWRGPAITGMLNQMYGDTQWGDLDYLLIDMPPGTGDVTLTVMQTIPVTSLVVVSTPQDMVSMIVKKVINMAQRLNISILGSVENMSYIICEKCGDKTRIFSNKDPIEHAETLGVKFLGELPIDTKLTDSLEQGTAEAYISEEPIYDEIYHGFLTAIKN; encoded by the coding sequence ATGTCAACATGTGATACTTGTGCTAGTAGTTCAAGTTGTAAGGGAAAGAATAATCAAGAAAGTACCTGTGGTAAGCTTATGCCTAAGTACGGAAACATAAAAAACATTATAGGTGTTATAAGTGGTAAAGGTGGAGTAGGAAAATCCACTGTTACAGGTATATTAGCCACGAAATTAAAAAAGGCTGGATATAAGGTAGGAGTTTTAGATGCAGATATCACAGGTCCATCTATGCCTAGATTTTTCGGCATAAATGAAAAAAGAGCTACTGCTTTTCAAGATCCAGAAACAAAGGCTGTAGTTTTAAATCCTATAGAAACAGAGTTAGGGATAAGAGTTATGTCCTTAAATCTTCTGATAGATAATGAGGAGGACCCTGTTATTTGGAGAGGACCTGCTATAACTGGAATGTTGAATCAAATGTACGGAGATACTCAGTGGGGAGATTTAGATTATCTTCTGATAGATATGCCACCAGGCACTGGTGACGTAACTCTTACAGTTATGCAAACGATACCTGTTACTTCTTTAGTAGTAGTGTCAACTCCGCAAGATATGGTTTCTATGATAGTGAAGAAGGTAATAAATATGGCACAAAGACTTAATATAAGTATTTTAGGTTCTGTTGAAAATATGTCATATATTATTTGTGAAAAATGTGGCGATAAGACAAGAATATTTAGCAATAAAGATCCCATTGAGCATGCAGAAACCTTAGGAGTAAAATTCCTTGGAGAATTGCCTATAGATACAAAGTTAACAGATAGCCTTGAACAAGGTACTGCGGAAGCTTATATTTCAGAGGAGCCTATTTATGACGAGATTTATCATGGTTTCCTAACAGCAATAAAAAATTAA
- a CDS encoding ferredoxin codes for MEANVDKDTCIGCGLCPSICPEVFDMQDDGKAGVIVDQVPGNAEDTAKEAEESCPVNAISVS; via the coding sequence ATGGAAGCAAATGTTGATAAAGATACTTGTATTGGGTGTGGACTCTGCCCATCTATATGTCCAGAAGTGTTTGATATGCAAGATGACGGAAAAGCTGGAGTTATAGTAGATCAAGTACCTGGAAATGCAGAGGATACAGCAAAAGAGGCTGAAGAATCATGCCCTGTTAATGCTATTTCAGTGTCATAG
- a CDS encoding shikimate kinase: MKNLILIGMPGCGKSTIGKLAAMKLGIPFVDVDEYIENKYDAKVSEIFEKKGEKFFRDLESTCIKELSEKTDLVISTGGGSVLREENMINLKANGVIMFIDRSPEDIISDVDIASRPLLAQGSERIYTLYNERINLYTKYCDHHITNNSSIDTVVNTLLLQYIVKK; encoded by the coding sequence ATGAAAAATTTAATTCTTATTGGAATGCCTGGCTGTGGTAAAAGTACCATTGGCAAGCTAGCAGCCATGAAACTTGGCATACCATTTGTAGATGTAGATGAGTATATTGAAAATAAATATGATGCAAAAGTATCCGAAATATTTGAAAAAAAAGGCGAGAAATTTTTTAGAGATTTAGAATCTACTTGTATAAAAGAATTATCTGAAAAAACTGATTTAGTTATTTCCACTGGTGGTGGTTCTGTTTTAAGAGAAGAGAATATGATTAACTTAAAAGCTAACGGAGTTATCATGTTTATTGATAGATCTCCAGAAGACATAATTTCTGATGTAGATATCGCATCAAGACCACTTCTTGCACAAGGTAGTGAAAGAATCTACACTCTTTATAACGAGAGAATAAACTTATATACTAAGTACTGTGACCACCACATTACAAATAACAGTTCCATTGATACTGTAGTAAATACTCTTTTACTGCAATACATCGTAAAAAAGTAA
- the pheA gene encoding prephenate dehydratase yields the protein MELNELRKQINDIDKNLLELFQKRMDTAIAIGQYKKEHSMQVFDETREKEVIQRAKTAAEDKYQDFVEAFYQNLMALSREIQREVLNESIDLQIETSSDKTAKKPTVVFQGVKGSYSDEALSLYYGDNVNTINVQDFEDVFEELKKGTADYGILPVENSSTGSIVDVFDLLAKHDCCIVGEQLLKVEQCLLGVKGATAEDIREIYSHPQGFSQSTEFLKKFPDCLKTPYYNTAISAKYVSELNDKSKAAIAGKRAASIYGLDILAENINTSNNNYTRFITISKKLLVADTSDKISVMFILPHESGSLYNALTYFARNNLNMLNIESRPMPNKNWEYMFFIDFQGNLHDQRVKNALADLSENSIYVKVLGNYKAAINKAL from the coding sequence GTGGAATTAAATGAATTGCGTAAACAAATAAATGATATAGATAAAAACCTTTTGGAATTATTCCAAAAGAGAATGGATACAGCTATTGCTATAGGTCAGTATAAAAAGGAACATTCAATGCAAGTTTTTGATGAGACCCGTGAAAAAGAAGTTATTCAAAGGGCAAAAACAGCAGCTGAAGATAAATATCAGGATTTCGTTGAAGCCTTTTATCAAAATCTTATGGCCCTTAGTCGTGAGATTCAAAGAGAGGTATTAAATGAATCTATAGATCTTCAGATAGAAACTTCATCTGATAAAACTGCCAAAAAGCCTACAGTAGTTTTTCAAGGAGTTAAGGGTTCTTATAGTGATGAAGCCCTTAGCTTATACTATGGCGATAATGTAAACACTATAAATGTCCAAGACTTTGAGGATGTTTTTGAAGAATTAAAAAAAGGTACTGCCGACTACGGAATCCTTCCTGTAGAAAACTCTTCCACAGGTTCAATAGTAGATGTGTTTGACCTTCTTGCAAAACATGACTGTTGCATTGTTGGAGAACAATTATTAAAGGTTGAACAATGTCTTCTAGGTGTTAAAGGGGCAACCGCTGAGGATATACGTGAAATTTATTCACATCCCCAAGGTTTTTCTCAAAGCACAGAATTTTTAAAGAAATTTCCTGATTGCTTAAAAACCCCTTATTATAACACTGCTATAAGTGCAAAATACGTTTCAGAGTTAAATGATAAATCAAAAGCAGCAATAGCTGGTAAACGTGCTGCTTCAATATATGGACTAGATATACTTGCTGAGAACATAAATACAAGTAATAACAATTATACAAGATTTATAACTATATCTAAAAAACTTTTAGTTGCAGATACTTCAGATAAAATTTCAGTAATGTTTATTTTACCTCATGAAAGTGGAAGCCTTTATAATGCCTTAACTTATTTTGCTAGAAATAATTTAAATATGCTAAACATTGAATCTAGACCTATGCCAAACAAAAATTGGGAGTACATGTTCTTTATAGATTTTCAAGGGAACTTACATGATCAAAGAGTAAAAAATGCTCTAGCTGACTTATCAGAAAACAGCATATATGTTAAAGTTCTTGGAAACTATAAAGCTGCTATAAATAAGGCACTATGA
- the aroC gene encoding chorismate synthase: MSDVWGQNLKISLFGESHGEGIGVVIDGVPSGLKIDMDFIKSEMARRAPGKNKLSTKRKEADEPRILSGVFNGTTTGAAICAVIENTDTKSKDYSELKKKMRPGHSDYAAYLKYVGFNDYRGGGHFSGRITAPIVFAGAVAKQLLAQKGIRICSWIKSIEDIEDVSLDKINVDEVLMDAVQGSDFPVLTKELGEKMQERIVEASMDCDSLGGVVQCAAINIPGGIGSPFFRSVESVLASILFSVPAVKGVEFGEGFNISKLRGSQANDEMYYDADGNVKTYTNNNGGLTGGITNGMPITFNVAIKPTPSISKEQRTIDIEAKENTTLVIHGRHDPCIVHRVIPVIESVTAIALAELIL; encoded by the coding sequence ATGAGTGATGTATGGGGTCAAAACTTAAAAATATCTCTATTTGGTGAGTCTCACGGTGAAGGCATCGGTGTTGTTATTGACGGTGTACCTTCAGGACTTAAAATAGATATGGATTTTATTAAAAGTGAAATGGCAAGAAGAGCTCCTGGTAAAAACAAATTATCTACTAAGAGGAAAGAAGCTGACGAACCTAGAATCCTAAGTGGAGTTTTCAATGGAACTACAACAGGTGCTGCTATCTGTGCTGTAATAGAAAATACTGATACAAAATCAAAGGATTATTCAGAACTTAAAAAGAAGATGCGTCCTGGCCATAGTGATTATGCTGCTTATCTTAAATATGTTGGATTTAATGATTATAGAGGTGGCGGTCACTTTTCTGGAAGAATCACTGCTCCAATAGTTTTTGCTGGCGCAGTTGCAAAACAACTTTTAGCTCAAAAAGGAATTCGCATCTGTAGTTGGATAAAGAGTATTGAAGATATAGAAGATGTTTCTTTAGATAAAATTAATGTAGACGAAGTTCTTATGGATGCTGTACAAGGAAGCGACTTCCCTGTACTTACAAAAGAACTTGGAGAAAAGATGCAAGAAAGAATTGTAGAGGCTTCTATGGACTGCGACTCTCTTGGTGGAGTAGTTCAATGTGCGGCAATAAATATTCCTGGTGGTATCGGCTCACCTTTCTTTAGATCTGTAGAAAGTGTTTTAGCTTCCATTCTATTCTCCGTACCGGCTGTTAAAGGTGTGGAGTTTGGCGAAGGTTTTAACATCTCAAAGCTTCGTGGTTCACAAGCTAACGATGAAATGTACTATGATGCTGATGGAAATGTTAAAACTTACACAAACAATAATGGTGGGTTAACTGGTGGTATTACAAATGGAATGCCTATAACTTTTAATGTTGCTATAAAGCCTACCCCATCAATCTCTAAAGAACAAAGAACTATAGATATAGAAGCAAAGGAAAATACTACACTAGTCATACATGGAAGACATGATCCTTGCATTGTTCATAGAGTAATTCCTGTCATTGAATCAGTTACAGCTATAGCTTTAGCTGAACTAATTCTTTAA
- the aroA gene encoding 3-phosphoshikimate 1-carboxyvinyltransferase: MEITINPKKLSGKVMVPPSKSVSHRAIICASLAKGKSLVKNIKYSQDIEATLDCMSAMGMTYERYEDSLTINGIDVFNSNGILSMNTRESGSTIRFLIPMALLCSETVEVTGSEKLMQRPLKPYFDIFDTKGIKYSYEGNKLKLSGKLTSGTYEIAGDVSSQFISGLLFALPLVEGNSIVKITTALESIGYVDLTLDMLKNFGIEIINNDYKEFIIKGNQSYKAMDCTVEGDYSQAAFYEVAKVLGNDIQCLGLNENSSQGDKEILSIVEKVKNNGLNGIKIDVKDIPDLVPILTVLGTFCKGTTEIYNAARVRIKESDRLESTTCELRKLGAKITELPDSLIIEGTGKLKGGVVDSWNDHRIAMALAIASTICEEPVTITCAESVNKSYPHFWEHFKSIGGNINE, encoded by the coding sequence TTGGAAATTACTATAAACCCGAAAAAATTATCTGGTAAAGTTATGGTCCCTCCTTCAAAAAGTGTTTCTCATAGAGCTATAATTTGCGCTTCCCTTGCAAAAGGCAAAAGCTTAGTAAAAAACATTAAATATTCTCAAGATATAGAAGCTACTTTAGATTGTATGTCTGCTATGGGCATGACTTATGAAAGATACGAAGACAGTCTTACAATAAACGGAATCGACGTATTTAATTCTAATGGCATTCTAAGTATGAACACTCGTGAATCTGGTTCTACTATTAGATTTCTTATCCCTATGGCTCTTTTATGTAGCGAAACTGTTGAAGTAACTGGCAGTGAAAAGCTTATGCAAAGACCTCTAAAACCTTACTTCGACATCTTTGATACTAAAGGCATTAAATATTCCTATGAAGGTAATAAATTAAAATTGTCTGGAAAGCTAACTTCCGGTACATACGAAATAGCTGGTGATGTAAGCTCTCAATTTATTTCCGGACTTCTTTTCGCCCTCCCTCTTGTAGAAGGAAATTCTATAGTAAAAATCACAACAGCTTTAGAATCCATCGGTTACGTTGACTTAACTCTTGATATGCTTAAAAACTTTGGAATAGAAATCATTAATAATGACTACAAAGAATTTATAATCAAAGGCAATCAAAGTTACAAAGCTATGGATTGCACAGTTGAAGGTGATTATTCTCAAGCAGCCTTCTATGAAGTAGCAAAGGTTTTAGGGAATGACATCCAATGTCTAGGACTTAATGAAAATTCATCTCAAGGAGATAAAGAAATTTTATCAATCGTTGAAAAAGTTAAAAATAATGGATTAAACGGAATAAAAATTGATGTTAAAGATATTCCTGATTTAGTTCCTATCCTTACAGTTCTGGGTACTTTCTGCAAAGGTACTACTGAAATATACAACGCTGCAAGAGTTAGAATCAAAGAAAGTGATAGACTTGAATCTACTACTTGTGAATTAAGAAAGTTAGGAGCTAAAATCACTGAACTTCCAGATTCTTTAATTATAGAAGGTACTGGTAAACTAAAAGGTGGCGTTGTTGATAGTTGGAACGACCATAGAATTGCAATGGCACTAGCTATAGCTTCTACTATTTGTGAAGAACCAGTGACAATAACTTGTGCTGAAAGTGTTAATAAATCTTACCCTCACTTCTGGGAACATTTTAAATCTATTGGAGGTAATATAAATGAGTGA
- a CDS encoding prephenate dehydrogenase — protein sequence MSDGDFTIAIVGLGLIGGSTALALKGFKNCTRLGIDIREDVCKAAMEEDAVDFASTDPSQIIPKADLIIICIYPDPMIAFINDNIKYFKKNVIITDVGGIKEAIVSKMEALLTDDMEFVGGHPMAGREFDGFESADINLFQGAGFLITPSRKSTPSSIALVHEIAKYIGCKRIEEVSPKKHDEIIAYTSHLMHVSAAALCMNPPADMTLTFTAGAFKDCTRIANINGKLWSELFIENKEPVLTEISKFISNIELLKKYIEEEDFDSLKETLDKVRGIKEELLTR from the coding sequence ATGTCTGACGGTGACTTTACTATTGCCATAGTAGGTTTGGGATTGATTGGAGGCTCAACAGCCTTAGCGCTTAAGGGTTTTAAAAACTGCACACGTCTTGGTATTGATATAAGAGAAGATGTGTGCAAAGCAGCTATGGAAGAAGATGCAGTAGATTTTGCATCCACAGACCCTTCTCAAATCATACCTAAAGCAGATTTAATAATAATCTGTATTTATCCTGACCCAATGATAGCATTTATTAACGACAATATAAAATACTTTAAAAAGAACGTAATTATTACGGATGTTGGAGGCATCAAGGAAGCTATAGTAAGTAAGATGGAAGCCTTACTTACAGATGATATGGAATTCGTCGGCGGTCACCCTATGGCTGGCAGAGAATTCGATGGCTTTGAAAGCGCAGATATTAATCTATTTCAAGGCGCTGGTTTCCTTATAACTCCATCGAGAAAATCTACTCCATCATCAATTGCATTAGTTCATGAAATAGCGAAGTATATTGGCTGCAAGAGAATCGAGGAAGTTTCTCCCAAAAAACACGATGAAATAATTGCATATACAAGCCATCTAATGCATGTATCAGCTGCTGCACTCTGCATGAATCCTCCTGCTGATATGACTCTAACTTTTACTGCTGGTGCTTTTAAAGATTGTACAAGAATTGCAAATATCAACGGCAAACTTTGGAGTGAGCTCTTTATTGAAAATAAGGAACCTGTACTAACGGAAATATCAAAATTTATATCTAATATAGAATTATTAAAAAAATATATAGAAGAAGAGGATTTTGACAGCCTAAAGGAGACCTTAGATAAGGTTAGGGGAATTAAAGAAGAATTGCTTACAAGATAA
- the aroF gene encoding 3-deoxy-7-phosphoheptulonate synthase yields MVVVLKPQTSREQMLVLAENLKKLGVNVAITEGVTGYVLGILGDTSKIDQERVELFPEVEKVMRVQEPYKKANRKFHPNDTIVDICGRQIGGNKLAIIAGPCSVETPEQITSVANSVKNSGAGLLRGGAFKPRTSPYAFQGLEDEGLELLKVARANTGLPIVTEIMSPKYVEIFEEAVDVVQVGARNMQNFDLLKEVGKMSKPILLKRGLANTIEEWLMSAEYIMASGNENVILCERGIRTYETYTRNTLDISAIPAIKKLSHLPIIVDPSHAAGRREMVLPLSLAAIAAGADGLIVEVHNDPANAKCDGPQSLTPEQFQDLMNRIKPIAESVGREL; encoded by the coding sequence ATGGTAGTAGTATTAAAACCACAAACTTCAAGAGAACAAATGCTTGTTCTTGCAGAAAACTTAAAAAAACTTGGGGTAAACGTAGCAATAACAGAAGGAGTAACTGGTTATGTATTAGGAATTCTTGGTGATACAAGTAAAATTGATCAAGAAAGAGTTGAGTTATTCCCAGAGGTAGAAAAGGTTATGCGTGTTCAAGAACCTTACAAAAAGGCAAACAGAAAATTCCATCCAAATGATACCATAGTTGATATTTGTGGTAGACAAATTGGTGGCAACAAGTTAGCAATAATTGCAGGTCCATGCTCGGTTGAAACACCTGAACAAATAACATCTGTAGCTAATAGCGTAAAAAATAGTGGAGCAGGTTTATTAAGAGGTGGTGCTTTCAAACCAAGAACTTCACCTTACGCATTCCAAGGACTTGAAGATGAAGGTTTAGAGCTTCTTAAAGTAGCTAGAGCAAATACTGGACTTCCAATAGTTACAGAAATAATGTCGCCAAAATACGTTGAGATTTTCGAAGAAGCTGTTGACGTAGTTCAAGTTGGTGCTAGAAATATGCAAAACTTCGATTTACTAAAGGAAGTTGGAAAAATGTCAAAGCCTATTCTTCTAAAGAGAGGTCTTGCAAATACTATAGAAGAATGGTTGATGTCTGCAGAATACATCATGGCATCAGGAAATGAAAATGTAATACTTTGTGAAAGAGGTATTAGAACTTACGAAACTTACACAAGAAATACTTTAGATATAAGTGCTATCCCAGCAATCAAAAAGTTAAGTCATCTACCAATAATCGTTGATCCATCTCATGCAGCTGGAAGACGTGAAATGGTATTACCGCTTTCTCTAGCAGCAATTGCAGCGGGTGCCGACGGATTAATAGTTGAGGTTCATAATGATCCTGCTAATGCAAAATGTGATGGTCCACAATCATTAACACCTGAGCAATTCCAAGATTTAATGAATAGAATCAAACCAATAGCAGAAAGCGTTGGAAGAGAGCTATAA